The Halalkalicoccus sp. NIPERK01 region GGTCCTCGGCGGCGCTCACGAGCACCGAGACGGCGGCATCGAGGTCGTCGCCGTGGCCGAGTTCGAGCGGGAGTTCGATCCGGAGGCGGTCGTTCAACACGGGGTTGACGACGGCCGTCGTCGTGAGCGCGGCGTTCGGGACGGTGACGACCTCGTTGTCGAACGTCCGCACGCGCGTCGCGCGGAAGCTGATGTCCTCGATGGTCCCCTCGCCGCCCTCCCAGCGGATCCAGTCGCCGATGTTGAACTTCGGGTCGGTGACGATGAAGACGCCGCTGACGACGTTGCCGACGACGTCCTGGGCGGCGAAGCCGAGCGCGACCGTCAGCGCCGCGACGACGATCGCCGAGCGATCCAGCAGGTGGCCCAGTCCGGCGACCCACAGCCCGGCGACGACGCTCGCGACGACCACGGAGACCGCGAGCACCTGCTGGAGCCCCCGTCGGAGCGTCGGCTCCGTGTTCCGAAGCTCCATCAGGTAGCCCGCAGCGGGTTCGACCGCGAACCGACCGAGGGCGTACACCAGCGCGAACGTGAGGAGGAACGTCGCGACGTTGTCGACGAGCGTCGCGTACGTCGAAAGCAGCTCCGTGAGACGGGGGACGATCACGCATCCCCGAAGGGATCGCTCCCCCTCAAACCTTCGCCCGGCACGCCGCTCCAACGGTCGATTCGGCGGGCGGTCAGCCGTCGCCGTCGAACTCCAGTAGCCGGTCGGCCGCCTCGTCCTCCTTCCACTCGCCGAGTTCCTTCGGGTCGATGTGGACGAACACGTCGTCGATCTCGGGGAGGTCGCGCACCGCTCGAACGATCTCCGTCTCGATCTCGTGGGCCTCCAGGAGGGTGCGCTCGCCCTCGACCTCGATGTGCAGCGAGACGTCGATCTCGGGGCCGACGTAGTGGGCGACCACGTCGTGGACGCCCTCGACGTCGGGATGGGCGATGGTCCGGCGGACGATCTCGGCGTGGAGGTCCTCGGGCGGCGCGCGGCCGATGAGGTAGTCGACGTTGTCCCGCAGGACCTCCCACCCGGTGTAGAAGATCCCGATCGAGACGATCACGGCGGCCAGTGGATCGAGGACGGGATAGCCCGCGCGGGCACCGACGACGCCGACGAGCGCGGCGCCGACCGTCAGGACGTCGTTTCTGCTGTCGAGGCCGGTTGCGACGAGCGCGGGCGAGTTGTAGTCGTTGCCGGCGCGAAGGCAGTACCGATAGAGGCCGAGTTTCACGACGCCGGCCCCCAGGAGGACGACGACCGCGGCGGGGCCGGTCGTGACGGCGACCTGCCCGGAGTACAGCGCGCGGGCGGCCTGCCAGAGGATCACGCCGCCCGCGGCGAAGATGGCGATGGCGATGAACAGCGAGACGAGCGGTTCGATGCGCTCGTGGCCGTGGGGGTGGTCCGTATCCGGCGGCTGGGTCGTCAGGTAGAGCCCCGCGAGGATGACGAAGCTGTAGATCACGTCCGTGAGGCTGTTGACCGCCTCGGACCCGACCGCGAGGCTCCCCGTTTGAAACCAGACGACGGCCTTCGCGACGACGAGCCCCAGGTTCGCTCCGAGGACCAGGAAGCCGACCCTGCGCACCGCCGAGGCCCGGTTCACACCGGGAGATTCACGACGGGCGGGTAAATGGCCTTCGGGCTACCCGAACCGGATCGCCCGCCCGCTCTCGTCGCTTTCGTGGGCGCCCTCCAGTTCCCCGAAGGCCCCGTGGAGCCGGTCGTACGTCTCCTCGAGCGCCTCGACGATCACCTTCGTGTCGCCGATCACCGGCATGAAGTTCGTATCGCCCTCCCAGCGCGGGACGACGTGGGCGTGGAGGTGGTCCTCGATCGACCCGCCCGCGCCGCGGCCGAAGTTGTAGCCCGCGTTGACCCCGTCGGGCGCGAACGCCGCCTCGATCGCACGCAGGGTCCGCTGTTTCAGCCGGGCGTGATCGAGCAGTTCGTCCTCGGGGAGGGCCGCGTACTCGCCGGTGTGGCGCTTCGGGATCACCATGACGTGACCCGGGTTGTAGGGGTAGTTGTTCAGGAGGGCGAACGCGTGGTCGCTGCGGGCGACGACGCGGTTCTCCCGGTCGGCGTCCTCGGCCTCGAACGCACAGAACACGCAGTCGACCTCGGGGTTCTTCTCGTCGCGTTCGACCCACTCGATCCGCCACGGGGCGAATACCTGCTCCATGCTTCCGCGTTGGCGAGCACGCCCTTATACTATCGGCCGTCGCTCACCCCCTCCGGCGGCCGTTTACGGGAACGTCGACCGGCGCCCACGCCCCGCCATACATATATTATTACTTATCTAAAAAAGATAGATTTTTTTATGATTAGCGCTAGTAAGGACGTAATGGCCGCCAAAGAACGGTCCCCCCAGACGATGAACGAGTGGTGTGCGATCTGTGGTCGAGAGACCGAGCACGCCGTCTCGCTCGAGATCCGAACGGAAGGAACGAACCCCGAGACCGCCCACTACTCGCGCGAGCCGTACCGCCTCACCCGCTGTTTCGGCTGTGGCGAGCGCCGGAGCCAACGGATGAACAACGCGTAAGGGGTCGTACCGTCGCCTCGCTCGTCGCCCGCGACCGGTGACGTTCTCCACGCCCTCCGTTCGGCCACGGTGTCCACCGACGCTCAGCGAGTGGTCACCTCACAGCCGTCCTCGGTGACGATGACGGTGTGCTCCTTCTGGCTCACCAGACGTCCGTCGTCCTCCTTCAGGACCGGGTAGCCGTGGACGAGACCCTGGGTCTTCAGGCGGCGAAGCGCCATGTTCGGCCGGGCGGTGTCGAGCCACCGGGCGGCGAAGGGCAGCGTCCGGAACTCCTCGGTGATCTGCTCTAAGGCCTCGCGTGCCCCCCGGTCGCGCACCGATCCCTCGCGTTCGAGCGCGAAGATCTCCTCGTCGGTGCCCTCGGTGACCTTGCCGCTGCCGTCGGTGGCGAACGGCTCGATCGCGACCACGTCACCGACTTCGAGGGTCGTGCTCTGGGAGACGGCTCTGTTGGGAATGCTCGGTTCGGTGTGCTGGTCCCAGTGGCCCAGGCCGTGTCCGGAGAGGTTCACGACGGGGTTGAAGCCGTAGCCCTCGATGACCTCCTCGATCGTCCCCCCGAGGTCGCCGGTCTCGACGCCCGGTTCGACGAGGTCGATCGCGGCCTCCAGGGCCTCCTCGGGGGCCTCGGCGAGGTCCGCGGTGCCCGAGAGGTCGACGGTGATCGCGGTGTCGGCCAGCCAGCCGTCGACGTGGACGCCGATGTCGAGGTTGATCATCTCCTCGCCGAACGTCGAGTCGTCGTCGGCGCTCGGGGTCGCGTGGGCGGCCTCCTCGTCGATCGAGATGTTCACGGGAAAGGCGGGTTCGCCGCCGAGTTCGCGGATGCGGTCCTCGGCGTACTCCGCCACGTCGAGGTGGCTCGCGCCGACCTCCACCCGGTCGGCGGCCTCCTCGCGGACCTGCGCGAGGATCTCGCCCGCCTCGCGGTGGTTCTCGTGTGCCTCGCTTCCCAGTTCGATGCGGCTGCTGGTCATGGACGCGCTTCGGACGAGCGATCCAAAGCCCTTGCGTTGCGCGTTTCGAGGCCGCTGTTGTTGTGGCGGTTGGCGGTGCGGTGGCCGGCGCGAGCGGGATCGCCACCTCCGGCGATCCCGTAAGCGGGGCGGGGAAGGGCTGGCGTCCCCGAAAGCGGCGCGTAACCGCGCGCCGCGACTCGGCGGTGCCTGGCGGTCTCCGAAAACCGCCGGTTTTCGGGAGACCGCGGGAACGCGGTTCCCGCGGACCTCGCGGTGGCGGAGCCACCGCTCAGCCCAGAAAGGCCGCGAAGCGGCCTTTCTTAGGGAAATGAAAAGGGCGAGACTGACCCGCCAGGGTCAGCCGAGGGCTTTCGTTTGCATGAGCTCGCTGTTGTAGGCGCTGCCCGTCTCGCCCCCCCGATCGCAGACGATGACCCCCGCCGTCGAGTCGGTTACCTCTTCGAACTCGGCGATGGCGCGGTCGGCCGCCTCCTGTGGGGTCGCCCCGTCCTCCAGGTGAGAGACGGCGAGCCTCGAGAGGGTCACGCGGGCGATGTCCTCGCCCGCGCCCGTGGCGCTCGCGCCGCCCGCGGGGGTACAGTAGAACCCGCTTCCGATCTGGGGGACGTCCCCCACGCGCCCGGCCAGCGCGAGCCAGCGCCCGCCGGTGGAGGTCGCCGCCGCCACCCCGTCGCCGTCGCTGGCGACCGCCCCCACCGTGTCGTGATCCCACGGGTCACTGCTCGCTGAGCTTTGCTCAGCGGTGTCGTGATCTAGTTCATTGCCTTCAGAGTCGTCGGTCTCGCCGAACCGGTCCTCGATCCACGCGAGCTGCTCGCGCGGCCCACCCTCGGGCGGTTCCGATTCGTCCCACCGCTCGCGCGTGCGCGAGGACCAGAGCGATTCCTCGACGCCGATCCCGTAGTCGGCGGCGAAGTCGACGGCGTGGACGCCCGAGAGCAGGACGTGGGGCGTCTCCTCCATTACTTTTCGAGCCACCTCGACCGCGTGGGTCACGCCGGGCATCGAGCAGGCCGCGCCCGCCTCCCGGCGATCGGTCATGATCCCGGCATCGGTCCTGCCGATCCCATCGCTCTGGACCGCGCCGCCGACCCCGGCGTTGAACCTCGGGGAGGCCTCCAGAACCCGGATCGCCGCACAGACCGCGTCGACCGGCGTCGCCGAGTTCGTCCCCGTTCGCGCGGCCTCGTCGAGAACCGCCCCTCTCGCCTCGGGTTCCTCCGGTGTGCTCCCGGCACCGCCGTGGACGATCACGTTCATATCCCGCGGTCATATCCGACCGGCTTAACGCTACCCATCCCCCCGCTGGTCGAAACCAGAAAACATATGATATCTGAACATACATGATGAGTTAGAAGATCGAAGGGGGTTCTCGGGTCGACGCAGTCTGGTGGTTACCGGCGGGTAAGCGGGGCCGGTAACGCACATGTTAGCTGAATTATATATGTCTCCCTGGACCAGCTATGGGTGTACTCGGAGCCCACCGATGAACACTCAAACCCTCAATCCCACGCTCGCCGCACAGTTCGGAACGCCCACCGACGCCGAAGGGTACGACATCGACGCCGACGCCTTCGGAGAGGCCGACGAACGCGAACTCGCCCGGTTCATGGCCGAACGGACCTGCCTCGGGTTCATCTACCACGACCGACGCGAGTACGAGGCCGCCGTCGAGGCGTTCTACCACGTCGACCGCCACCAGTTCGCCCACCTCACGGACGAGGAGGCACGCGAGGCCGCGAGAGCGCTCACCGACGCCTTCTGGGCGAAGGACGACGTCGAGCAGGATCACATCGACGGCGCCGACGTCGATCCCGCGCTCGACGACGCCGACTGGAGCCCCGTCGAGGAGGCGCTTTCCCGTCGTGCCGAGATCGTCGGCATGGACGACGAATACGCCCCCAAGACGACCGAGGCGTGGCGAAACCACAAGACTGGCGGGGACTACTGGACGCCGACGATGGCCGCCCAGCGCCACGAGATCGCGGCGGCGATCGGCGACTACGAGGAGAAGCCCAAGTACGGCCGGTCGGGCTACGGCCACCTCACGGCCCGCTATCTCGTGGGCCTCGAACTCCACGACATGCACACCGAGCGCCACTGGAAGGAGGCCGCGGGCGTGATGGCCGACTACTATCGCGAGATCCTCGGCGCACAGGAGGCCGACCGATGAGCGCGAGCGACCGGACGTTCGACGACGCGATCGCCGAGGCGAAGGCGCTTCTCGAAGGCCACGCCGACGCCGAATACGAGGCGCTCCCCCCGAGCGCGAAGGCGAACTACCAGGAGGCGCTGGAGTTCCTCCTGCGGCTCGAGTCGTCCCTCGACTCCGAACGCGACGGGGCCGACGACTCGCGCTCCCCGTCGGATCGGGGGCTGGACGGGAGCGACGAGGGCGGGGATGCGGGTTTCGACCT contains the following coding sequences:
- a CDS encoding cation diffusion facilitator family transporter, with protein sequence MNRASAVRRVGFLVLGANLGLVVAKAVVWFQTGSLAVGSEAVNSLTDVIYSFVILAGLYLTTQPPDTDHPHGHERIEPLVSLFIAIAIFAAGGVILWQAARALYSGQVAVTTGPAAVVVLLGAGVVKLGLYRYCLRAGNDYNSPALVATGLDSRNDVLTVGAALVGVVGARAGYPVLDPLAAVIVSIGIFYTGWEVLRDNVDYLIGRAPPEDLHAEIVRRTIAHPDVEGVHDVVAHYVGPEIDVSLHIEVEGERTLLEAHEIETEIVRAVRDLPEIDDVFVHIDPKELGEWKEDEAADRLLEFDGDG
- a CDS encoding HIT domain-containing protein, translating into MEQVFAPWRIEWVERDEKNPEVDCVFCAFEAEDADRENRVVARSDHAFALLNNYPYNPGHVMVIPKRHTGEYAALPEDELLDHARLKQRTLRAIEAAFAPDGVNAGYNFGRGAGGSIEDHLHAHVVPRWEGDTNFMPVIGDTKVIVEALEETYDRLHGAFGELEGAHESDESGRAIRFG
- a CDS encoding isoaspartyl peptidase/L-asparaginase; protein product: MNVIVHGGAGSTPEEPEARGAVLDEAARTGTNSATPVDAVCAAIRVLEASPRFNAGVGGAVQSDGIGRTDAGIMTDRREAGAACSMPGVTHAVEVARKVMEETPHVLLSGVHAVDFAADYGIGVEESLWSSRTRERWDESEPPEGGPREQLAWIEDRFGETDDSEGNELDHDTAEQSSASSDPWDHDTVGAVASDGDGVAAATSTGGRWLALAGRVGDVPQIGSGFYCTPAGGASATGAGEDIARVTLSRLAVSHLEDGATPQEAADRAIAEFEEVTDSTAGVIVCDRGGETGSAYNSELMQTKALG
- a CDS encoding mechanosensitive ion channel family protein, with translation MIVPRLTELLSTYATLVDNVATFLLTFALVYALGRFAVEPAAGYLMELRNTEPTLRRGLQQVLAVSVVVASVVAGLWVAGLGHLLDRSAIVVAALTVALGFAAQDVVGNVVSGVFIVTDPKFNIGDWIRWEGGEGTIEDISFRATRVRTFDNEVVTVPNAALTTTAVVNPVLNDRLRIELPLELGHGDDLDAAVSVLVSAAEDHPEVLDMPEPSVRVTGIDGGVGLSARVWIADPTRAAFARVRSEYAREIAARLREAEIDLSGAAATELDGEVGVELRGGGPYDRDSDER
- the map gene encoding type II methionyl aminopeptidase produces the protein MTSSRIELGSEAHENHREAGEILAQVREEAADRVEVGASHLDVAEYAEDRIRELGGEPAFPVNISIDEEAAHATPSADDDSTFGEEMINLDIGVHVDGWLADTAITVDLSGTADLAEAPEEALEAAIDLVEPGVETGDLGGTIEEVIEGYGFNPVVNLSGHGLGHWDQHTEPSIPNRAVSQSTTLEVGDVVAIEPFATDGSGKVTEGTDEEIFALEREGSVRDRGAREALEQITEEFRTLPFAARWLDTARPNMALRRLKTQGLVHGYPVLKEDDGRLVSQKEHTVIVTEDGCEVTTR